The genomic segment GTAGGGACTGGGTTGTCACCTTTTCGTCTCAAGAAGATACCGTGGAGGCCAAGCAGGGCTGCTAAGTGGTAAGCCATCCAATTCTCACCGCTTCCGATCTCCCATAAAAAATCAGGCCGGTTGGCTCCATCTCGTACGAACTTTACGTTGAGTTCTTTCTCATCGAGAAGCGGCGTGCCGGTTGCCCCGGTTACGGCCAACGCCCTGACGAAACGAACAATGTAATCCGAGATCGCAGCTCGAACAGAGGCCTCTTTCTCCCTTCGCGACTTCTCGTCCGATTGCTTCCGGAGATCCTCGAGTTCTTTTTCTAGATCCGCAATCTTCTTTACTAGCCCCTCTTCACCTTCAACGTCACCCAAGATTTTCAAAGCTTGTTCGGTGTTGCCAAGAAACCGGTACACTCCCTCAAGGCTTTGTGCGTGTCCTTGTTCGGCCTCAAGGGTGGCTTCGAAAGCTTCGCGGGTTCTTCGAAGCTGAAGCATGCTTCGCTCATCGGCGAGCAGGCTTTTTTGGATTCCGATTATTTCGCTATCGACCATTGGGGTCGTGGACGCCGTCCCAGCCGACAGCTCGGTAAGTTCCCTTATCGGCACGGCCAATTGTTGGAGATGGGTGCGAGCTTCATGCGTCTGAGAACCACATAAAACACACTCGCTTGAGGAGACGTGTTCGAGGAACCAACCGGCCCCCTTCACCCGAGCCTGTTGGTCCTCCAGAACGGCAGTGTAGTCAGAAACCGATCGCCTCAAGCTCTTTAGTCGACGAAGCCGGCGACGTTGGGATGAGATTGTTGCATCGAGCGCCTTTTCTTGGCTCCGAATTTCTTCCAACCTCTCGACGGATGCAGAAACACGGCCGGATGCAGGGACGATAGCGCCAGCATTGCCCACCACCCTTTTAAGTATTTCGACGATCTCTCTCAAATCGGCCGGCGGGTCCCCGGCTGGCAAAAGGCTTAGCTCTTGCGCGCGGAAGAATGCTCCGGTTGCGTTGGCCCGCCAGTTTTCGATACCGGTACGACGAGTACGCAGGTCCGCCTCCTGCTTGCGCAGTTCCTCCCGCAACATTTGCATTCGATGGAACCGTTCGATATCGGCGTTGGTGACAACCCCTAAAGCTAAGGGAAGGACGTTTCGAAGCTTCTCGCGGTGTTCACTGGAGTCCGCTTTAAAGAACAACGTGTACGGGTTAGCTACGATGTGTTGTGGAAGAAAATTGAATGCCGCCATGTCCCTGAATGAAGCGCGCTCGTTGAAGCCGCGAGACTGTTCAGGATCAAGTCGGAGGTCAGACAGACCAGAGAGCGCGTCCATCATCGCGCGAAAGCGATCCGCGTTCGTTGTTGCTACTGGCAGAATGGGGAGGGGACTTTCAGCTTCCGGCCCTTCTTGGATCCAGTAAGAGTTGTCGACTTGCCGCCCATCCGGTTTCTTACGAGCAATCCTCATGAGGCCGGCATTCGTTTCGATGAGCAGACCGTACCATGACGCGTGATCTCTGATTTCTCCGACCGGGATCGTGCAATGTTTACCACCAAGAACGTAATCAATAATCGATATTATCGAAGACTTACCAGTGGAGCTCCACCCGCTCACAACACTGATTTTCTCAGTATCAAACGTCACGACGCGCGGCTCATGCTTTGGGTCCATCGGCCAAATGATTACCTGCTTGATAAACAGCTTCATCTCAAAACTCGATCATAAGGTGGCGCTGGATGGTTAGGAGTGACTCTGTAGCAAACCAGGCTCCTAGCCGTTTGGAAGCGGCGAGCATCTCGGTTACAGGGCTTTCGGACTTCCGAAGCGACTTAGGCAACTCGCCTACATTTGCCCTGAAGGCGGGAAGTCACTTAAGCGTCTCGCGAGACAAGAGGTCAGCGCTATTCGCAACTTGCAGTGCAAGTAAGGTCGATCCGGAGAAATCCTCCATCCGGGACTGTAAGCCTGCAATTATATCCGGCTTCTCCGACACAGCCTTGAGAATACCGCTCTCGAAGTTCATCCGATAAGCTTTATCAACGGTGGGCTTGTGGAACACCATTGCGGACACGACAAAGAAAAGGGGAAGCGTCGGAGCGTCATCCTCGCCGTATTCGGCGAAGGTTTTTGCAAACTGCCAAAATATGCAGGCCCCGAGCATAGGGTTTCGAAGTACCAGCTCTTCGTGATTAGCGCGCATTATTTTTCTCCGGCGGTCCGAAAGTTTGGATGCCACCAAACCTCATCGTCATCGGCAAGTCGGTGGTAGTGGCCAGAGGTCATATACAATTCGCTGCAGTGTTGGCCGCCGAGTGGCTCGCAGTGAAAGTATGTTGTTTCGGAAAGCACTCGTTGCCCCACTTCCGCTGGCTGACGATCCCGATGCACACGTTTTTCATTTCGCATTATGTTGCGCCAGCGGGCAATTAAGCGACCACCTCGATCCTGCCATTCGCGATCGGCAACGTCTCCATCTGCGCTAAGTCTATGCTTTTCGACATTGAACTGTATGAAGTGTTCCACAGCTTGCAGGAGATCGTCGTCGTCCGCTTCAATCCGGCGCAGATGTTCTGCGAATGGCCGAGCTAGAGCTCGGTCACGGTCGCTTGCTGCGATCTCTACGTCTCGGGCGGCTCGGGGCAGAAACCTTTGTCGTGCCAGTGAGGTTTCGATTTCTCGACATTGTCGAATGCATGCCTGTCGCGAAATCATGCCAGGGAGACTGGCATCCCATGACTCTTTAAGAACTCGAGTCAGCCACCCCAACAGGAAATCGAGAACCTGCTGCTGCTCCAGACCTGGGTGAAGTGCGAAGCCATTCGCGATCTCGTCGTGCGCAAGTGAAAGCACAAAGCCGTCAACCACCTCAATGCGACTAATGAGTTGGCCAAGGATTTTGTCGTCCGCCGACAACACATCCCTCATCGTTTCGACAATCTTAGCCTTAGATCGCTGCTTTCCTATAGTTCGCAAGGCCACGACAATGCTCTCTACCGAGGAGCCAGCGGAGTCTCGCATTGTCTTGAGCATTAATGCGACACCCGCAGTCACAGGCGTGTTCGTAACAATTAGATACCGTTCGCAGAACGTTCCTGTAGATCGATGTTGTTGCAACCATATTTGAAGCGTTCGCCAAATGGCTTTACTTCGATCGCCGAGCAAATCTGCATCCACGCGGACGCTGTTTTTATCTTGCTCTTGGACGATCGGAACGCCGGCTTTGATTTGAGTAATATCGTCGTAATATTCAACCGCCACCGTTACGTCATGGTTGGCACGACTGAGATGGTACAGGGCTCGCTCGAGCTGCAGGATGTAGCCTGATGCCTGTGGACCCGCTGTATGATCTTTTTTCTGCCCTGCTTCCACCTTCCCCCCAGCACAACTTAGCGCTTAGGTAGTATGACCAAAAGCCAGCTTGAGTTCAAAGATTTGTGTTATTCTTCGTACGATTTTGCCAGCTGTTCACAACAAAAACTCCATTATGCTTGCAAATACCCATTTGGCTGACGATCCTACGGGTGTAAAACCATTTCAGCGCGGGACGCTCAACCTTTCCGTTTGAGACAAGTCAGAAAAGCATATTTACGCTTCTGGCTCGCCTTGACGGTCTGATTGCCTTCAAAGGAATAACCGGAAATGCGCGCTCTCTAGGTACCCCGGAAAATGTAGTGATTCAAACGCGATCACCAAACGCGGCCGACTGGGACGGAGTCGTTGTGGAAGAATACATCCTGTTTCCCGGGTGAGCCGATAAAGCCGTTTGTAGGGTAAGGCATATGCCAGCAACGCCTATCCGTCGCTCTTTGACTGAATAGCAAAGCTCTTTACAGAGTTTAACCTGCTCATCAGCCGTCGGCCTAGTTGCCGGATCTCTGCGAAGGCACTGTTCAATGATGCCGTATATATTTCGGGGCAATTCAGCGAATTGCGGTTTTAGACAATGGTTTTTGCCTTGAAGCCTGCCGCGCAGTAACACGGGTAATAGTCCCATAGACGGAAAAACTGGTCGGAGTAGCCCATTGCCTTGATGTTGGGCCGGGCAGCGAGAAATCGCCTTCGCCATTCGAGAAGCGTGCGCGCATAATCCATGCCGAAATATTCGGAATGCGCCAATGGAAGACCTGCGCGCGCTGCCTGTCCCTCGATGATGTTTTTGTCGGCAGCATGCCGCCAAACATTCCCGTCAGGGCTGCCATTGTATCTTCCCGAAAAAATTCAATGGTTGTCACAGTGCGCGAGCCTGGGTGCCTGGAACTCTGCCCGCTCAATGAGGTCAGGCGGCGGCACGGTAGCTTGCTGTTTCGGGCGGGGGTGGGCTGGTGCGGAAGCGCGCGCCCTTCAGCCAG from the Rhizobium sp. CIAT894 genome contains:
- a CDS encoding DUF3732 domain-containing protein encodes the protein MKLFIKQVIIWPMDPKHEPRVVTFDTEKISVVSGWSSTGKSSIISIIDYVLGGKHCTIPVGEIRDHASWYGLLIETNAGLMRIARKKPDGRQVDNSYWIQEGPEAESPLPILPVATTNADRFRAMMDALSGLSDLRLDPEQSRGFNERASFRDMAAFNFLPQHIVANPYTLFFKADSSEHREKLRNVLPLALGVVTNADIERFHRMQMLREELRKQEADLRTRRTGIENWRANATGAFFRAQELSLLPAGDPPADLREIVEILKRVVGNAGAIVPASGRVSASVERLEEIRSQEKALDATISSQRRRLRRLKSLRRSVSDYTAVLEDQQARVKGAGWFLEHVSSSECVLCGSQTHEARTHLQQLAVPIRELTELSAGTASTTPMVDSEIIGIQKSLLADERSMLQLRRTREAFEATLEAEQGHAQSLEGVYRFLGNTEQALKILGDVEGEEGLVKKIADLEKELEDLRKQSDEKSRREKEASVRAAISDYIVRFVRALAVTGATGTPLLDEKELNVKFVRDGANRPDFLWEIGSGENWMAYHLAALLGLHGIFLRRKGDNPVPTFLIIDQPSQVYFPSDTFEQVVEGRPDVSAASQRRPRRHLDDLESTRRIFSALARAQQSFKGRLQIIVLDHADEKAWGQHHNVFEAGNWRGDEDFLIPIAWLT
- a CDS encoding three component ABC system middle component, which gives rise to MRANHEELVLRNPMLGACIFWQFAKTFAEYGEDDAPTLPLFFVVSAMVFHKPTVDKAYRMNFESGILKAVSEKPDIIAGLQSRMEDFSGSTLLALQVANSADLLSRETLK
- a CDS encoding ABC-three component system protein, giving the protein MEAGQKKDHTAGPQASGYILQLERALYHLSRANHDVTVAVEYYDDITQIKAGVPIVQEQDKNSVRVDADLLGDRSKAIWRTLQIWLQQHRSTGTFCERYLIVTNTPVTAGVALMLKTMRDSAGSSVESIVVALRTIGKQRSKAKIVETMRDVLSADDKILGQLISRIEVVDGFVLSLAHDEIANGFALHPGLEQQQVLDFLLGWLTRVLKESWDASLPGMISRQACIRQCREIETSLARQRFLPRAARDVEIAASDRDRALARPFAEHLRRIEADDDDLLQAVEHFIQFNVEKHRLSADGDVADREWQDRGGRLIARWRNIMRNEKRVHRDRQPAEVGQRVLSETTYFHCEPLGGQHCSELYMTSGHYHRLADDDEVWWHPNFRTAGEK
- a CDS encoding class I SAM-dependent methyltransferase, yielding MDYARTLLEWRRRFLAARPNIKAMGYSDQFFRLWDYYPCYCAAGFKAKTIV